The Pecten maximus chromosome 14, xPecMax1.1, whole genome shotgun sequence genome includes a region encoding these proteins:
- the LOC117341966 gene encoding bromodomain-containing protein DDB_G0280777-like: MFKEMKTNNISAGGEWAASGTSRSVHNSPRTLVLPEHMDGEQLEEMIAAAPLDLSVFSVQSKPTRNAESPLDLSLKTRKRTADSTDENHIQLCVFTGSKRVCQGVTGTPELLDRSFAFRQNLSGYEDTNSGNKGAIYKRQLSADFEGKPTVIKNGFPVDKVPAPSQIQEHQYHYYQQKQHQQLQQQQQHQQQQQQQQQQQQQQHQHQHQQHLQQLKIRQHALQSPQSDLSPQQLLSQKHQLAQQRKQQLGQQMQLSQQQQQQQQQQQQQQQQQQLLSKHHQLSPQQQLSKQQQALSSQQQQQVSMHQVMKHQMTPQQQLTNHHQQQQQQKLKQQQHGFQTLSQYIKQEQQHKSVSHTTQQEHHSNTLYQQEIKHRQQLQRQQSQQRHHRDEILHERYIQSKLSEKASPTLSGYAPQRPRKPDGTPAEQQALHGYTSCDNTRAANSSQNLDTGKHCYSKHVESRGSHSQPFTVKHSSTDTTGFSNELQRGSLEKQTNVTYSTSAGHSGYTCLSVTSATHSGGIVHAGPIGPSGYPGHTGQSGRTNIPVFGPSNNLQYYNMSGGTMSRRHSPHFEAIQRCSPDSTISTNSP, translated from the coding sequence atgtttaaagaaatgaaaacgAACAACATATCTGCTGGAGGCGAGTGGGCCGCTTCCGGCACATCTCGGTCAGTACACAATTCTCCGAGGACACTCGTACTTCCGGAGCACATGGACGGAGAGCAGTTGGAGGAAATGATTGCAGCAGCCCCTCTGGATTTATCCGTGTTCAGTGTGCAATCAAAACCGACTCGTAATGCCGAGAGTCCTCTAGATTTGTCgttaaaaacaagaaaaagaaCGGCGGATTCTACGGATGAAAATCATATACAATTGTGTGTGTTTACTGGTTCTAAAAGAGTTTGTCAAGGGGTGACGGGAACACCAGAACTGCTAGACAGGTCGTTCGCTTTCCGTCAGAATTTATCGGGATATGAGGATACTAATAGTGGAAATAAAGGTGCCATCTATAAAAGACAACTTAGTGCCGACTTTGAGGGGAAACCAACCGTGATAAAAAATGGATTTCCCGTGGATAAAGTTCCTGCCCCTTCACAAATCCAGGAACACCAGTATCATTATTATCAACAGAAACAACATCAGCAAttgcagcagcaacaacaacatcaacaacagcagcaacaacaacagcagcaacaacaacagcaacatcaacatcaacatcaacaacatTTACAGCAGTTAAAAATCCGTCAACATGCATTGCAGTCACCTCAGTCAGATTTATCACCTCAACAGTTGCTGTCTCAGAAACATCAACTGGCGCAGCAAAGAAAGCAACAGCTTGGGCAACAGATGCAATTATCtcaacaacagcagcagcaacaacaacaacaacaacaacaacaacaacaacaacaactttTGTCGAAACACCATCAGCTGTCCCCACAACAACAGTTGTCAAAACAACAACAAGCGTTGTCATCACAGCAGCAACAACAGGTATCCATGCATCAAGTTATGAAACATCAAATGACACCTCAGCAACAACTTACAAACCATCatcaacaacagcaacaacagaAATTAAAACAACAGCAGCATGGATTCCAAACCCTCTCCCAATATATCAAACAGGAACAACAACATAAGTCAGTTAGTCACACCACACAACAGGAACATCATTCCAATACTCTCTACCAACAAGAGATAAAACACCGACAACAACTCCAGAGACAACAATCACAACAACGACATCACCGCGACGAGATTCTCCATGAGAGATACATTCAATCTAAGCTTTCAGAAAAGGCGTCTCCTACACTGTCGGGGTACGCGCCACAGCGACCGAGAAAACCTGATGGAACACCAGCAGAACAGCAGGCTCTCCATGGGTATACGTCATGTGACAATACAAGGGCAGCTAACTCTTCTCAAAACTTAGACACGGGTAAacactgttacagtaaacatgtGGAGTCACGTGGTTCTCATAGTCAACCGTTCACTGTCAAGCATAGCTCAACGGACACTACGGGGTTTTCAAACGAACTACAGAGAGGTTCACTAGAAAAGCAAACAAATGTTACGTATTCCACAAGTGCTGGTCACTCTGGCTACACCTGTTTGTCTGTGACCTCGGCCACACATTCGGGCGGAATTGTTCACGCAGGTCCTATTGGCCCATCAGGTTATCCCGGCCACACTGGTCAGTCCGGTCGGACAAATATCCCCGTGTTCGGTCCGTCCAACAACCTCCAGTATTATAACATGAGTGGAGGTACTATGTCAAGAAGACATTCCCCACACTTTGAAGCCATTCAACGATGTAGTCCCGATAGTACCATATCTACAAATTCTCCCTAA